In Kangiella koreensis DSM 16069, the DNA window AGCGGGCAAATCCAGCATGGCCCCAGCACCACCAACAATAAAGACACCATCATATTGGCTAATATCAATATCCTCTGTTGCCAGAGTATTTGCTAACTTTTCTGTAGCCAAAGCTTTAAAGCGCTGAATATAGTCCAGCGAGTCTTTATTATTTTTCACCAGTACCGCGCCGCCCTTTGGGCTGGCAATATCTAATTTTACGCCATTGTCATGCAACACCAGATAGGACTGGGCCAACTCTTCCAGATCATAACTCAGTTCAGGGTTCGCCTCGGTGCCGTAGCTGGAAATCAGCATCAGTACGCGTTTCTCATCAGCGAATGCAGCCTGGCTGGTAAACAACATTACAGCAAACAAATAAGTAAATAATTTCATCGTGATACTCCTGTTATTTGATGGCTGTATGTTAGCAGTGAGAATGTCGGGATATTGTCAAGCTCTTATAGCACTACATCCGACAAAACCTTCACAAACTGCTTGTTAACATTAGCTTCAATACATAGGAGCCATATTATGAAAACCATTGCTTTTTTAGTGAGTTGCTTATTGTTTCTCGTCGGATGTTCAAGTAGTCATCTAGACATTTTCCCAGAGCTCGATGATCCCGCTTTAATGCAGGAAAAGATTGCACCAGAACTTTTACATCAGGATATTGATGCCTTTGTTACTGGCGTAAAGCAAAGGCACCCAGATTTTTCTGGGTATGCTGATGAAGCGAAACTAAACCTACTGGTGGAACAGACCAAAGCAAATATTACGGCCCCTATGACACGCAAAGAGTTTTTCCGTCATATCGGCAGGTTGTCCCATGCGTTTCAGGATGGACACAGTTTTTTGATTTGGCCATACCAGGAACTGAACTACCTACAAAAGAGTGGTGAGAAGCCTTTTCCTTTCTCGATAGATTTAACAAAAAACGGTGTCTTCGTACCTGTTCAATATGCCTCAGAAAATCAGAACCTCTATGCTGGAAGCCAAGTTATCAGTATTAACGGCTTGGAAATTTCGCAGATTTTTTCTGAAGCCCAAAACTATGTAGGCGGTGAAACACAAGAGTTACGTGAAGCTTTTGTGGCAGAACGATTTCCACATTTACTGTGGGCCGTTTTTGGTTTTATTGGACAGTTCGATGTTGAGTTATTACATCAAGGACAACGCCAGACGTTACACATAGATAACAGCCAATCCTGGAGGCTCGCTGCTACTGAGACTCGGCAGGTTTCTGATGAGTTTGTTTACAGGCAGCTAAACTCGAAAGTTGGCTACTTGAATGTTGACAGCTTTGACATCGAGCCCAGCAAATTTTCCAATCAACTTGATACTGTGTTTAGCCGCATTCAACAAGACAAGGTGCAAGCATTGATTATTGATATTCGCGATAACACTGGCGGCAACACTGATACCGCCACAGAGCTTGCTCGTTACATAGCTGACAAACCATTCAGGTTAGTCTCCAAGGTCACTGAAAAGCTGAATCAGGACAATAGAGGTTTGTTCAGTTACAAAGGCAAACCTGGCGACATGGTAACGAAAGATTGGGACGATTATGTAAAGCCGCTAGATTCTGAGCATCATTTTGATGGCAACGTCATCGTGTTGACTGGCCCAGTGACTTATTCCGCTGCTATCGTGTTTGCAACAACTGTTCAAGATAACCAGTTTGGTCTTCTCGCTGGGCAACCGACAGGAGGATTTGCCAACCAGAGTGCTCA includes these proteins:
- a CDS encoding S41 family peptidase; this encodes MKTIAFLVSCLLFLVGCSSSHLDIFPELDDPALMQEKIAPELLHQDIDAFVTGVKQRHPDFSGYADEAKLNLLVEQTKANITAPMTRKEFFRHIGRLSHAFQDGHSFLIWPYQELNYLQKSGEKPFPFSIDLTKNGVFVPVQYASENQNLYAGSQVISINGLEISQIFSEAQNYVGGETQELREAFVAERFPHLLWAVFGFIGQFDVELLHQGQRQTLHIDNSQSWRLAATETRQVSDEFVYRQLNSKVGYLNVDSFDIEPSKFSNQLDTVFSRIQQDKVQALIIDIRDNTGGNTDTATELARYIADKPFRLVSKVTEKLNQDNRGLFSYKGKPGDMVTKDWDDYVKPLDSEHHFDGNVIVLTGPVTYSAAIVFATTVQDNQFGLLAGQPTGGFANQSAQGNLFNLPHSQLRAYVATRLLVRPSGNAETTAVVPDLVIDYSLQDQQNAVDTVLEHVLQRLDEVLAEK